atatatgtgcatatgtttgtatacagaacttcaaatatttaattgatatgtatatatacatgtgtatatgtatacatatatctgtatgtatcagaaattactatatttgtgcatacctatattacaatAATGCTTTTGAAAAAGCAAATCACTAACAACAACAACTGTAGGCAGAAGAACACTacaaagtcactttatgactttacaAAACCCATATGTTTCAAATAAAGCAGTTTATAAAACccatacatttcaaacaaaatctCAACCTAACATATATACACTAACAAACACAGGATTCTATCATTTGACATATATGGacgtgtatttatatatgtgcatatctacGTGTAGAAGTATTTGTATACTTCatttacatgcatatatacatatgtacttaTATGTTGACCAAATCATAGCAACAAAACAACAGAACAGATCAGTAGACATACAAATAAACATCAGAAAACCACTTTACAAATCACAAAACTAATCCTCTAAAAACACATAATCATAGATCAGGCAATTGTCAATTCCCATACATTCTTAATACATACTTCAATGTTAACAATCTTTAGTTGTGAAAATTATGACATACCTCTATTCTCTTCCAAATATTAGATATATATTGATCCTTGCTCTCAAGGaattgatgctatcaaattgaagaGAAGGCAGACCAATAGAACTTACTATGCAAAGAATAGAGGCAATATCTCCAAGAAATGACAATTGAGACGTCATGCACTACAAAGACCCGATAATAACTCAGGAAAATTATTACAAACAGAAAGCAATGATCTTGAGCAAATTAATGTGAATCAAACACATTCTACTATTCCTGAACTTGCTCTGAAGACTCCTTCATTTCAACATGCATTGTCTAATTTTCGGAAAAGgattgatatgttggaggtcacaGAGCCATGTGCTGTTTgtaaagaaatgtatgtgggaatgactattaaaaaagtcaatcacgtagttatgtgcatgagatgttGTGCTAAAAAAGGCCTCCACCGtttctcattatcaaacaatatggacccaggtgagcaaccttctattttaaagtctctttctcaagtagaagaaatgctcatagcaAGAATTGCCCCTATTTTGCAAGTTACACATGCAAGGGAAGGACAATACAAATATTTTGGCCACACAATtaacttcccacaagatatttctgaaattgcaataacattgccCTGTCAAATTAAGCATTTAGAAATTCTTATTGTCCGTAGAACCAATTTGCAAGGATTAACTTATGACTGTTACGTGAATAGATTTCACGTCATGGatgcattgacttacaaaatgaaacatgatcaatactacaaAGGTGTAGTTATTGATCTAGATGCAGTGCATCTATTACCAGACCAGAGCACTGACATTACAGAGCTATTGCATTCAGTACATTCACCTCAAGAAGATGATATTCAAGATAATCCAACTCTGTCGAATATTAACAATGAAGAATAAATAGTGGAGaacacttcttcattcattccacaACTACCATCATCAATACCAGAACTTGATGCCATAAAAACAATCCTACATCTAGATAATACCAACAACAACATTGTTGCTTGGCCACAAATCAGTACATCgcctatcaatgagtacaatatagagggcctcctttccatggcattcccaaCACTCTTCCCTTCTGTAATGgctttaccactacaacaaagaaCAAGGCATGTACATTTACATAAATATGCTTTGCACCTGATCAAATATTACGATCAAAAATTTGGTCAACATGTGCGCTTTAGgtattatatctacaatcttatgatgagACATCGATCTCAACAATCAGTTGCTATGTGCATTAAGACTAATCTAGAAGATAGTCTTCCACACAATCTTCATGGTctaaaagaatacttgcaaaataaaCCCTCAAATGAATTGCCAAATCATATCATGCGATATGCAGCCTCATTGCGTGGTACACGAGCATTTTGGAGCAAATCCCGACGAGACCTTACAACAATGATAGAACAGTTAGGTGCACCTACACTGTTCTTTACCTTAAGCTCAACTGATACAAAATGGCCAGACTTGCATAAGTTATTGCCAAAAAAAATGTCAACTACTGTGCACAACAACAGAAGACAATTTATTGAAAATTTAGTCAATAATCCACATATAACAGCTTTATACttgcacttaagatttcaaatctttcatgatgaagtcattgtcaaacAGCTGAAAGCCATTGACCACTGgtacagatatgaatggcaacaccgagGATCTGCCCATATACATGGCTTTCTTTGGTTGCCAGAAGcaccaaatattgataaccttgATTGGTCAGATCATGCAAGCATCCAATCAATTAAACACTTATTTGACCAgtacatcacaacatggaatccacCAACTAAAGAGGCTCGCTTGAACAAGCAATATATGCCAGCAATTTCAGATccatgtcttgcagatacagagatTATATCTAGGTCTGATCCTTCCATTGATTATACTAAATTACTCAATGTTGTTCAGCGGcatacaaagtgttcagagtaTACTTGCTTGAAGAAAAAAAACTCAACACTTGAATGTCGGTACAAAGTTCCTTGACTTGAACAACTTGAATCCTCATTCATATTAGACCACAATAATAACCCATCATACAAGCTAGCAAGGAATGACAATTGTCTAAATGTACACAACCCAACGATGCTCgccatatggagggctaatgttgaCTGTCAAGCCATCTGCTCCAAAAAAGCAATTCtacaatatatctcaa
The nucleotide sequence above comes from Cryptomeria japonica chromosome 11, Sugi_1.0, whole genome shotgun sequence. Encoded proteins:
- the LOC131860401 gene encoding uncharacterized protein LOC131860401 codes for the protein MALPLQQRTRHVHLHKYALHLIKYYDQKFGQHVRFRYYIYNLMMRHRSQQSVAMCIKTNLEDSLPHNLHGLKEYLQNKPSNELPNHIMRYAASLRGTRAFWSKSRRDLTTMIEQLGAPTLFFTLSSTDTKWPDLHKLLPKKMSTTVHNNRRQFIENLVNNPHITALYLHLRFQIFHDEVIVKQLKAIDHWYRYEWQHRGSAHIHGFLWLPEAPNIDNLDWSDHASIQSIKHLFDQYITTWNPPTKEARLNKQYMPAISDPCLADTEIISRSDPSIDYTKLLNVVQRHTKCSEYTCLKKKNSTLECRYKVP